The genomic stretch TTCGTGGACGTGTCGCTGCCGAACATCAGCTCGCTCAGCCGCTTGTACAGCGACCCGGCGTGCGGCATGAAGGTGACGACGTCCAGCCCCTGCTGCTGGCCGGCCGACTCGAACCGGAAGGTGCCGTAGCCGAGGATCTGCCCCCAGAAGGTCTCCTTCCAGGTCAGGTCGGTGATCCGGCGCAGCGGCATGACGGCGACGGTGCGGATGATCACCCCGGAGGTGAGCAGCACCCGGCGCCGGGTGACGAGCAGGTGCCGCACCCACCACTCGGCGGTGTGCAGGCCCAGGTAGCTCAACGCGCCGACGGCCACGGCCAGGCCGAGCACCGTGCTCACCTGGTTGTCCGGGTCGAGTTGCAGCAGCCAGACGCCGACGACCAGCGCGGGGATCCCCCGCACGTAGGGGCGCACCAGCACCGCCGGGTGCCGGCGGGTGGCGATCACCGGCGGCTCGTCGGCGAGCAGGTACTTCTCGGCGTCCTTGCCCCAGCGGGGCCGTCGCGGGCCGGACACGCCCCGGCTCAGACCAGCGAGCCCACGAAGGCCGACAGCGACTGCGCCGCGTCACTCAGCGCCCCGCCCGCGCTGCGCACGATGCCGGCCGCGTCCTCCGGCCGCTGGATCACGTAGAAGACGACGAAGGCGATGGCCACCCAGGTGAGCACCTTCTTCAGCACGGTCGCACCGTTCCTCCCATCGGTCAGCAGGCAGGCCACGGCGTCCGCGGACCACGGACGACGGCATGACTCCACCACGGCCTGCTGGACCGCACCCCATGCGTAACAGCAGCCCCACGGGCAGCACCAGTCGCCACGCCGGAGGGCCGGGGGAATCGGCGCCCGGGAATCAGTGCCCGGGGAGCAGCCGCCCGGTCGGTGGACCCAGCGGGAGGTCGGGGTACACCCGCTCGCGCAGGTCCAGCAGCGCCGGGTCCTCGGCCAGCAGCCAGGCGGCCGACGCCGGCCAGGTCACCAGCCACAGCCACACCCCGTAGGCCTCGCCGACGAACGCGGCCCGGTCGTCCCTGGTGGGCACGGTCCACAGCGGCGCGCGCTGACCGGCGGCGCGGACCGCCGCCGCGGACGGACCGTCGATCAGCTCGCCCGGGTCGACGCCGGGCAGCCCCGCGTAGCCGCAGCCCAGGCCGGTGCCCGGCTCCTCGGCGACCAGCACCAGCTCCGCCGCCTCGCCGAGCGGCCCGGGCCCGGCGCAGGCGACCACGATGGCCCGGGCGCCCGGTTCGCCGCCCCAGGCCAGGCCGGTGACCGACCAGCCCGGCGGCATCGGGTCGGGCACCCAGGCCGGCACCTGGGCGTCGGCGCAGACCGCGGTGATGGCGTCGTGCGCCACCACCGCCGTGTGGTGCAGCGGGGTGACCGCGGCGTGCAGGTGGCACCAGCCCTCGGCC from Modestobacter roseus encodes the following:
- a CDS encoding DUF6758 family protein, producing MSVSPVCPRCGEPLMVKSGSTAEGWCHLHAAVTPLHHTAVVAHDAITAVCADAQVPAWVPDPMPPGWSVTGLAWGGEPGARAIVVACAGPGPLGEAAELVLVAEEPGTGLGCGYAGLPGVDPGELIDGPSAAAVRAAGQRAPLWTVPTRDDRAAFVGEAYGVWLWLVTWPASAAWLLAEDPALLDLRERVYPDLPLGPPTGRLLPGH
- a CDS encoding PH domain-containing protein; its protein translation is MSGPRRPRWGKDAEKYLLADEPPVIATRRHPAVLVRPYVRGIPALVVGVWLLQLDPDNQVSTVLGLAVAVGALSYLGLHTAEWWVRHLLVTRRRVLLTSGVIIRTVAVMPLRRITDLTWKETFWGQILGYGTFRFESAGQQQGLDVVTFMPHAGSLYKRLSELMFGSDTSTNPVSSDEDADGSMNADDRGDGGAPEQHLPPPMTSGRRHDTEPIPRVRSGRRSPAPE